A single window of Natrinema sp. HArc-T2 DNA harbors:
- a CDS encoding phosphatase PAP2 family protein, whose amino-acid sequence MALGFMVFLTVLVVCIGLVGTCAICLDRTVLGQTATDYDRRLIEISPYVGVTALFFLGKRATHGHSLRLSRALDWDLTAEIYAIEGEFVAVLQDLVPTATLEFFSAMYMFGFPFLLVTALILYFLLPSQRYMKELLIAYLLNYVIGTLFYTLFIVYGPRNHLSSVDGLMYSFYPQTQEVTAAVSANTNVFPSLHTSLAVVVMMFAWRSRREYPRWVPIASFVTICVVFSTMYLGIHWLIDIIAGILLAVGSISGAKQIVTRVEGTAGSGHTTDKSENAMMSDGSD is encoded by the coding sequence ATGGCACTTGGATTCATGGTCTTCCTCACGGTACTCGTTGTGTGCATCGGACTCGTCGGGACCTGTGCGATCTGTCTCGATCGAACTGTCTTGGGCCAGACAGCGACCGACTACGATCGTCGGCTCATCGAAATCTCACCGTACGTTGGTGTCACGGCACTGTTTTTCCTCGGCAAGCGGGCGACCCACGGCCACAGTTTGCGCCTTTCGCGTGCGCTCGACTGGGACCTCACTGCTGAAATCTACGCCATTGAAGGCGAGTTCGTCGCGGTGTTGCAAGACCTCGTCCCCACGGCGACACTCGAGTTCTTCTCGGCGATGTACATGTTCGGGTTCCCGTTCCTGCTGGTGACCGCATTGATCCTGTATTTCCTGTTGCCGTCCCAGCGATACATGAAGGAGTTGCTCATCGCATATCTGCTGAACTACGTCATTGGGACGCTTTTTTACACATTATTCATCGTCTATGGGCCGCGCAACCACCTCTCATCCGTCGACGGACTGATGTACTCGTTTTATCCTCAAACGCAGGAAGTCACGGCGGCGGTGTCGGCGAACACGAACGTCTTCCCCTCCCTCCACACATCGCTTGCGGTCGTCGTCATGATGTTCGCTTGGCGATCGCGACGCGAGTATCCGCGGTGGGTTCCGATTGCGTCGTTCGTGACGATCTGTGTCGTCTTCTCAACAATGTACCTCGGCATCCACTGGCTAATCGACATTATTGCAGGCATCCTTCTCGCCGTGGGGAGCATCTCTGGAGCCAAACAAATAGTTACTCGCGTGGAGGGGACGGCCGGATCTGGTCACACTACCGATAAAAGTGAGAATGCCATGATGTCCGACGGGAGTGATTGA
- a CDS encoding YbhN family protein: protein MDERNRRAFLIGIAGAIAAFAILFFLVGARDVLDSLLSATSSLVVVTFALALGWLAAWSLMLRTVLAALGIDLPVGKSFLVYAGAVFANNVTPFGQAGGEPIAALLISKTSDARYETSLVGIATVDIINVVPSIALILVGVGYYATTAAIGERLETAVGSAVVLIAGIVLVMALVWRYHRTIVDRLPAIVAPRLGRLGLDRFDSETLEEDIADRLGRFFENIERVATDQWRLTAIIGLSLCGWLFQTAALTVAFAAIGHDVSAYVSLFVIPLANLAGAAPLPGGLGSIEAAFVTLLVPTTGVAAPTITAAVLIFRGAIYWMPVLIGGLSVSAFGVRAVR from the coding sequence ATGGACGAGCGAAATCGGCGGGCATTCCTAATCGGCATCGCCGGCGCGATCGCAGCCTTTGCGATCCTGTTCTTTCTCGTCGGCGCCCGTGACGTTCTCGACTCGTTGCTGTCGGCAACATCTTCCCTGGTCGTCGTGACATTCGCACTCGCGCTCGGCTGGCTGGCCGCCTGGAGCCTGATGTTGCGGACCGTGCTGGCCGCGCTCGGCATTGATCTCCCAGTCGGCAAGTCGTTTCTCGTCTATGCTGGGGCCGTCTTCGCGAACAACGTTACCCCGTTCGGGCAGGCTGGCGGCGAGCCGATCGCCGCCTTGCTCATCTCGAAGACATCCGATGCCCGCTACGAGACCAGCCTCGTCGGGATCGCGACTGTTGACATTATCAACGTCGTTCCATCGATTGCGCTGATTCTCGTGGGTGTCGGCTACTACGCAACCACTGCAGCGATCGGCGAACGTCTCGAGACGGCCGTCGGCTCGGCGGTCGTCCTGATCGCGGGCATCGTCCTCGTAATGGCGCTCGTGTGGCGGTACCACCGGACGATCGTCGATCGACTCCCCGCGATCGTCGCGCCCCGACTCGGCCGGCTCGGGCTCGATCGCTTCGACTCCGAGACGCTCGAGGAAGACATCGCCGACCGACTAGGCCGATTCTTCGAGAACATCGAACGCGTGGCGACGGACCAGTGGCGACTGACCGCAATCATCGGCCTGTCGCTATGTGGGTGGCTCTTTCAGACGGCTGCGCTCACGGTCGCGTTCGCGGCGATCGGCCACGATGTCTCGGCGTATGTCTCGCTCTTCGTGATCCCGCTCGCAAACCTCGCGGGCGCTGCTCCGTTGCCGGGCGGACTCGGCAGTATCGAAGCCGCATTCGTCACGCTGCTGGTTCCCACGACTGGCGTTGCAGCGCCGACAATCACCGCGGCCGTCCTCATTTTCCGGGGCGCAATCTACTGGATGCCTGTCCTGATTGGCGGGCTGTCGGTGTCGGCGTTCGGCGTCCGGGCGGTGCGATGA
- the phaC gene encoding class III poly(R)-hydroxyalkanoic acid synthase subunit PhaC, with translation MTSDDNQQWPPFEILLSAQQTVFETTTDVVRKATVAQDRLQDAASADVGQTPNEVVYTENKLELLRYESLTENQHQIPILIVYALINRPYILDLQTDRSIVRRLLEAGHDVYLIDWHEPSHLDQRLGLQDYVNRYIDNCIDDIRERSGQDAINVLGYCMGGTMSAIYAALHPEKVNALALMATGLYFDDTGGVLELWGDEDYYDPRTVTNTFGNVPGEFLAAGFDVMDPVANNITKYVQLSNRLENEDFVRNFARMEQWLSDSVDVAGTVYAEFLEEIYQDNLLYENELTIDGEHVDVTNIDMPLLQIVGEYDVLVPPAASKPFNDVVGTADVSTIEYPSGHVGLAMSNGAHRDLWPEVAEWFLEQSERPTLADVISDGIEETLGIDVETNVTVGDVDELEVVLADDDGELERGMVTRDATAIETFLEDALGHEIGLNTGPQGIAVEVETGEGIETVVVENVSEAIRTEVEEAVDEVAVAAPYSYELDDVGGIGPVYAERLRSAGIESVSELAIADSTHVATAAETTEELAESWIDRGQQLIGTEGSNKRDQ, from the coding sequence CGAAACGACCACAGATGTCGTTCGCAAAGCGACTGTCGCCCAAGACCGGCTCCAGGACGCCGCGTCCGCCGATGTCGGTCAGACTCCGAATGAAGTCGTCTACACGGAGAACAAGCTCGAATTACTCCGCTACGAGTCGCTTACCGAGAACCAGCATCAGATTCCGATTCTCATCGTTTACGCCCTCATCAACCGACCGTATATCCTCGATCTCCAAACAGACCGATCGATCGTCCGCCGACTGCTGGAAGCCGGTCACGACGTGTACCTCATCGATTGGCACGAGCCGTCACACCTCGATCAACGGCTCGGACTCCAAGACTACGTCAACCGTTACATCGACAATTGCATCGACGATATACGCGAGCGATCGGGTCAGGACGCCATCAATGTCCTTGGCTACTGCATGGGCGGCACGATGTCGGCCATCTACGCCGCGCTCCATCCGGAGAAAGTGAATGCACTCGCGCTGATGGCAACTGGCCTGTACTTTGACGACACCGGCGGCGTTCTTGAGCTGTGGGGCGACGAGGACTATTATGATCCGCGGACAGTGACCAATACGTTCGGGAACGTCCCCGGAGAGTTTCTCGCTGCTGGCTTCGATGTGATGGATCCGGTAGCCAACAACATCACGAAGTACGTGCAGTTGTCCAATCGACTCGAAAACGAGGATTTCGTCCGAAACTTCGCGCGAATGGAGCAGTGGCTCTCCGATAGCGTCGACGTCGCTGGTACAGTCTATGCTGAGTTCCTCGAAGAGATCTATCAGGACAATCTCCTCTACGAGAACGAACTGACCATCGACGGCGAACACGTCGACGTCACGAACATCGATATGCCCCTTCTACAAATTGTCGGTGAATATGACGTTCTCGTTCCGCCGGCAGCGAGCAAACCGTTTAACGATGTCGTCGGGACTGCTGACGTTTCGACCATCGAATATCCCAGCGGCCATGTCGGTCTCGCGATGTCCAATGGGGCTCATCGAGATCTCTGGCCCGAAGTCGCCGAGTGGTTCCTCGAGCAATCCGAGCGGCCAACACTCGCAGACGTTATTAGCGACGGTATCGAGGAAACACTCGGTATCGACGTTGAAACCAATGTCACGGTTGGTGACGTCGACGAATTGGAAGTGGTCCTCGCAGACGACGACGGTGAGCTCGAACGTGGAATGGTAACTCGTGATGCGACAGCTATCGAGACATTTCTTGAAGACGCACTCGGTCATGAAATCGGTTTGAATACTGGACCACAGGGGATCGCTGTCGAAGTCGAAACCGGCGAGGGCATCGAGACGGTGGTTGTTGAGAACGTCAGCGAGGCGATTCGTACTGAAGTCGAAGAGGCCGTTGACGAGGTGGCTGTCGCTGCCCCATACTCGTACGAGCTTGATGATGTTGGAGGAATCGGACCGGTGTATGCTGAACGGCTTCGATCCGCAGGAATCGAGTCAGTCTCCGAACTTGCTATCGCCGACAGTACACACGTCGCGACAGCCGCTGAGACCACCGAGGAACTGGCAGAAAGTTGGATTGACCGGGGCCAGCAACTGATCGGGACAGAGGGATCGAATAAGAGAGACCAATGA